From the Companilactobacillus ginsenosidimutans genome, the window TCTTCAATGTTAATTTGAATTTCACCATCACTAAAACGTGTTACAGATGATTTACCAAGAGGAATACCAACCTCTTTAGCAATCTTTTCTGCCAATGGTTTGTTAGAATTTAATGCAAAAATTTTGAGCGGACGTTCATTATCTTTATATGCCATTAATATCTCACCTTATTATTTCCATTCTTCACTTTTTGATAGTGGTAGTTTGTCCCAATAATCCTCTTTATTGGTTTGTCTTGGTCGAGCTATTGCCATTGCGTGGAAAGGAACATCCTTGTTGACAGATGATCCGGCAGCAATAAATGAATGATCTGCCATTTCAACTGGTGCAATAACATTTGAATTAGAACCGATGAATGAGTGGTCACCGATTGTACTGTGGAATTTCTTCACACCATCATAATTTACGAATACGACACCACATCCGACGTTAATGTCGGTACCTAGTGTAGCATCCCCAACATATGAAAGGTGTCCTACTTTTGTTCTGTCACCAATAACTGCATTTTTAACTTCACAAAAGTTACCAATGTGAACTCCTTTACCAATGTCAGCCTTTGGACGAAGATGTGAATTAGGTCCAATATTGCTACCGGTATGCATGATAGCTTCTTCTAGTGTTGAACTAATGATTGTCACTCCATCTTCAACAATAGAATCTTGAATACGTGAACCTAATCCAATCAAACAGTCAGAACCAATCTTAGTTTTGCCAAAAATCTTAACATTGGGTTCAATGGTAGTATCATTACCAATCTCAACATCAACGTCAATGTATGTATTTTCGGGATCAACGATTGTTACTCCATCACGCATGTGTTGTTCGTTGATACGTTTTCTCATCAACTTTTCGGCTTGTGATAAAGCCACACGATCATTAACACCAAGAGATTCGCTTAAATCACTCATTTGATAAGCAACAATCTTCTCACCTTGTGACTTCAAAATTGAAACTACATCAGGCAAATAGTACTCACCTTGAGCATTGTCGTTGTTAACTGAATGTAAGTTTTCAAAGAGCATCTTGTTATCGAAACAATAAACTCCAGTGTTGATCTCTTGAATAGCTTTCTCTTCTTCGGAAGCATCCTTTTGTTCAACAACTTTAGAAACGTTACCTTTTTGGTCACGGATAATACGTCCATAACCGAATGGGTCTTGCGCATGTGCAGTCAAAATTGAAACTGCAGCATTTTGTTTTTCGTGGTAGTCAAATAATTTTTGGAAAGTATCAGCTGTAAACAATGGAGTGTCACCACTTACAATCAGAGTCATTCCATCCTTATCACCTAAATCTTTCTCAGCTTGTAGAACCGCATGGGCAGTACCCAGTTGTTCTTCTTGCAAGGCGTAACAAGTACGATCACCTAATAAATCTTTAACTTTCTCGGCACCGTTACCAATTACTGTTTCAATCAAGTCAGGGTGAATCTTCTCAACTTGAGTAACGACATGATCCACCATAGCCTTACCTGCTACTGGTTGAAGCACTTTGTATAACTTAGACTTCATTCTAGTACCCATACCAGCTGCAAGGATTATTACATAACGATTAGACATTGGAAACTTCCTTTCAGTCATACAAATATATACATATATAATAGCATTATTCTAGGTAATGCCTCAATTAAGATTTACTCAAAATAACTGAAATCTGTCTTAGCTAAATAATCACCATTTTCGATGTTAATTATTTTATTTTCTTGATCAATATCTTTGACCTTACAAATTGATGTAACATCGTTATCTCTAACTTCGGGATCAATCAGTGCATTCTCAGCAAAAACCGTAACACCAACGAAAATGGCGTTAAACTCGTTGATTAAAGAGCGCATACCATTAATAGTACCGCCACCCTTCATGAAGTCGTCGACTACTAAAACTCTCGAGCCCTCGTCCAAGCTACGTTTTGACAACTCCATTTTCTCAATACGGTCTGACGAACCAGATGCATAATTGACGCTGATTGTTGATCCTTCAGTAATCTTTGAGTCGCGACGGACGATTACGAATGGGATATTCAAAAAGCTTGCAACACTTTGGGCGATTGGTATCCCTTTTGTTGCTACGGTCATTACGACATCGATTGAGCTTTGTGAATATTGTGTGGCAATCATTCTACCGATGGTACGCAAAACTCCTGGATCTGCTAATAGATCTGTGAGATAAACGTATCCTCCTGGAAGGATTCTATCTGGCTCTGTTAGACGTTTCTTGACGTCTTCGATGAATTCGGTTGCTTCTCGTTTGGAGATGCCAGGTGTAAATATAACGCCACCACCGGCACCTGGAAGTGTTTCAAGTACACCTGTTCCTCGAATCATAAACGTTCTTCGTAAAATGCCTAGATCTTCGGAAATGGAAGATTTGGCTGATTCATAACGGTCCGCAAAGAAAGCCAATGAAATCAATGTGTGTGGTCTTTCTAATAAATAACGGGTCATGTCAATCAAACGTTCGCTTCTTCGTGTTTTCATAACTTATTCTCCTAAAAACATATCATGTTTAAAATTATAAAGTAATTTTCCCAACAATTCACTTATTTTCCGCTTTTTAATTAAGAATTTCAAGATAAATTACGGATAATCTACTAAAATCGTTCGTGATTACCTAAAAAATTCCAACAAAAAAAGGATTACCTTCTGGTAATCCCACTAAGAAGCTCTATTATTCTGCGTCTGCTTCTTCCTCATTTGCGTCTGCATCGCTATCAAATGTGATATCGATCGACTTTGTTAGTAGGTCAGCATAACTATAAGAAACTCTTTCGAAAGAGTTCTCATTTTGATCAAGGTTGACCACAAAAACTGAATGGAATGTTTCTGACAATGTTCCTCGACGGCGGATAACCTTTTTACGGCCCGCTTGTGCAACTACGGTCAAGTTTTCACCTAGATGTTGATCCAAGTTTGACTTGATTGTTTCCAATGACGTTGGCATATAATAATCACTCCTTAGGAGTGAAATTATATCACGTTTATTTTATTTTTTCAACAATGTAATATAAATGTAAACGTTTTTTATTTATCGAATTTAGCCGCCAAATCGATCGCCATTTGTTTGAATTGATCAATCGAAACTTGCTCTGCACGGGCATTGTCGGCTACACCACAGTCTTCGAATACTTGAGTGATCTTAGCACGATTCTCATCGGTTCTACCCTTCCAATTAAGCAAATTATTCATCAAACTTTTTCTTTTTTGTGCAAATGATGAACGAATCAACTTATTAAAATATTTAGGATCATCAATTCCTTCACCGGCGTTTTCTAATCTTTCCAACACTACAACTGCTGAATCAACCTTGGGACGAGGGACAAATGAGTTCTTACCAACAATGCGATCAATTCGCGTCTTCATCAAAGTTTGAACTCCGATAGTTAGAGAGCCATATTGTCTGTGACCAGGATCTGCGGTAATTCTTTCTGCAACTTCCTTTTGCATCATCAATACCAATGATTGGAAAGGATAATCACTATTAATCAGGTTCAACATTATCGGTGTCGTAATGTAGTATGGCAAGTTGGCAACAACCTTAATGGTCTTACCTTCTATCCCATGATCCTTAACAAATTGATCCAAGTCAACGTTCAAAATATCTTCGTTGAATACTTCAATGTTGTCATAATCACTCAATGTATCAACTAAAATTGGAATCAAGTTATCATCGATTTCAAAAGCAAATACCTTCTCAGCAACTTGAGCAAGCTTTTCGGTCAAGGCTCCAATACCAGGTCCAATTTCAATTGCAATTTCATCAGGCTTCAACTGACTAGCATCGACAATATCATTTAAGACTTTTTCACTAGTTAAAAAATTTTGTCCCAAACTCTTCTTAGCACGTAATTTATATTTGCGTAAAATATCATTCGTACGAATTGGATCAGAAATACTTAATCTATTTTGAGTCATCTGTTTGTCCTTTTTCAAAATTTTTAATAGCTTCAACTAAGTCGGCTGGTGATATCTGCAACATGTTCAATCGATTGAGAAATTGTTTAGCATTTGTGTAGCCTATTTTTAGCTGACCACCAACAAATTCACGTCGAACCTTTGAGTTGCCATCCCCGATAAGTTTCAAGTCAAGCATGTCGGTCTGAGTATACTTGTGAAAATCCATCTCATTAATAGTATAAACGTCGTCTAATGCTTTCTTAATATCAGCATCACTAGCATGCTCAATGCCTAAACTGCCATCGCTCTTCTTTGGGACAGCTTTATCTCTTGGCAAAAAAGCTTGTTTAGCATTAGGAACAATCTTGGAAATAATTGTTCTAAGCCGATTACCATTAAAATCTGGGTCAGTAAAAATAATGACTCCGCGTTTGTTTTGAGCCACTTTAATTCTTTCTTTAGTCGCATCACTTAACGCCGAGCCATTAGTTTCAATCGTGTCGACATCACCTAAACAATCACGCAAGCGACTAGTGTCCGATTTACCTTCGACCACGATTATTTCTTGTATTTTTTTTGTCATATTAATCTAAGTTGTACACTTTTCTAGCATTATTAAATGTATGTTCAGCAATTTCATTAGGAGATAAATCCTTAAGTTTAGCAATTGCATCAACTACATATCTTGTGTATCCAGGTTCATTTTGGTGTCCACGATAAGGTTCTGGAGTTAAATATGGAGCATCAGTTTCAACCAACAATCGGTCAAGTGGTGTGTTCTTGGCTGATTCATGTACCTCAGGTGCGTTCTTAAATGAAACCACACCACTGTAAGATACCATCAAACCTAAATCCAAGAACTTGTTCAACCAATTAATATCTCCATTAAAACTGTGCATGATAATTCCGCTTTTTGACATGTCATGATTTTTTAAAATCTTGTACATATCGTCAAAAGCATCACGGCAGTGAATTGAAACTGGCATGTCATATTGTTGGGCAACATCCAACTGCTTAATCAAAACTGCTTGCTGAATCTCAGGATCTGGATCCTCTTCCCAATGATAGTCCAATCCAATTTCACCAATTGCCACAACTTCAGGCAACTTAATTTGGTTAACAAGTTGCTCTTCATTGTATTCCTTGGCAAATTCAGGATGCCAACCAACTACTGCGTGCAATGGTTCATAGTTTTGTGCCAAACGAATCGCTTCAATATTGAATGCTTCGTTCGACCCAATAATGGCCATTTCATCAACATCTAGTTCTTTAGCACGATCGATATATTCCTCGGTCTTACCTTGAAAAGCTTCATCATTCAAATGTGTGTGTGAATCAAAAATTTGCATTAGCTTAAGATTGCTCCATTTTTGTGTGAATTATCAACTGTTGCCAAGATTACATCGTCACCTTTTTCCGATGACAATAGCATACCGTTACTCCATTCGCCACGAATCTTTCTAGGCTTCAAATTAGTAACAGCAATGACTTTCTTACCAATTAGTTTTTCGTAATCTGGATAGAATTCATAAATGCTTGATAGAATTTGACGATCAATTCCTGAACCATCGTCCAGTTTGAATTGGAGAAGCTTGTCTGCGTTAGCAACTCGTTTAACATCAAGAATCTCACAGACAACCATCTTAACTTTTGCAAAGTCATCATATTCGATTTCTTTAGGATAATCGCCATCTTCATCAGCTTGTGCCTTGGCTTTAGCTTGGGCAGATTTACTCAACTTACCAGCACCATGCTTAGCTTGTTCTTCTGCCATTTTACCTTTGATGTATGCTACTTCTTCGTCAGCATCAAGTCGAGGGAAAATAGGTTGAGGATCATCTGTAACTGTGGTTCCAACAGAAGTTTTACCAAATGCCAATTCAGTATCTTTATCAATATCCAAGCCCAATTGCGCGAAAATTTTCTTTGGTGATTGTGTCATAACAGGACTAATCATCAAAGCAATCAATCGTAATGATTCAACCAAGTGACCAAGAACTGAAGCTAGTTCAGCCTTGCCCTCAGGATCTTTTGCCAAAATCCAAGGTTTAGTTTCATCAATATATTTATTTGCACGTCCAATAAATGCCCAGACACTAGCAAGTGCATCAGGGAATTCAAACTTATCCATGTGTTCACGATATTCTGT encodes:
- the purR gene encoding pur operon repressor → MKTRRSERLIDMTRYLLERPHTLISLAFFADRYESAKSSISEDLGILRRTFMIRGTGVLETLPGAGGGVIFTPGISKREATEFIEDVKKRLTEPDRILPGGYVYLTDLLADPGVLRTIGRMIATQYSQSSIDVVMTVATKGIPIAQSVASFLNIPFVIVRRDSKITEGSTISVNYASGSSDRIEKMELSKRSLDEGSRVLVVDDFMKGGGTINGMRSLINEFNAIFVGVTVFAENALIDPEVRDNDVTSICKVKDIDQENKIINIENGDYLAKTDFSYFE
- the rnmV gene encoding ribonuclease M5, which translates into the protein MTKKIQEIIVVEGKSDTSRLRDCLGDVDTIETNGSALSDATKERIKVAQNKRGVIIFTDPDFNGNRLRTIISKIVPNAKQAFLPRDKAVPKKSDGSLGIEHASDADIKKALDDVYTINEMDFHKYTQTDMLDLKLIGDGNSKVRREFVGGQLKIGYTNAKQFLNRLNMLQISPADLVEAIKNFEKGQTDDSK
- the rsmA gene encoding 16S rRNA (adenine(1518)-N(6)/adenine(1519)-N(6))-dimethyltransferase RsmA — encoded protein: MTQNRLSISDPIRTNDILRKYKLRAKKSLGQNFLTSEKVLNDIVDASQLKPDEIAIEIGPGIGALTEKLAQVAEKVFAFEIDDNLIPILVDTLSDYDNIEVFNEDILNVDLDQFVKDHGIEGKTIKVVANLPYYITTPIMLNLINSDYPFQSLVLMMQKEVAERITADPGHRQYGSLTIGVQTLMKTRIDRIVGKNSFVPRPKVDSAVVVLERLENAGEGIDDPKYFNKLIRSSFAQKRKSLMNNLLNWKGRTDENRAKITQVFEDCGVADNARAEQVSIDQFKQMAIDLAAKFDK
- a CDS encoding Veg family protein, whose protein sequence is MPTSLETIKSNLDQHLGENLTVVAQAGRKKVIRRRGTLSETFHSVFVVNLDQNENSFERVSYSYADLLTKSIDITFDSDADANEEEADAE
- the glmU gene encoding bifunctional UDP-N-acetylglucosamine diphosphorylase/glucosamine-1-phosphate N-acetyltransferase GlmU, with amino-acid sequence MSNRYVIILAAGMGTRMKSKLYKVLQPVAGKAMVDHVVTQVEKIHPDLIETVIGNGAEKVKDLLGDRTCYALQEEQLGTAHAVLQAEKDLGDKDGMTLIVSGDTPLFTADTFQKLFDYHEKQNAAVSILTAHAQDPFGYGRIIRDQKGNVSKVVEQKDASEEEKAIQEINTGVYCFDNKMLFENLHSVNNDNAQGEYYLPDVVSILKSQGEKIVAYQMSDLSESLGVNDRVALSQAEKLMRKRINEQHMRDGVTIVDPENTYIDVDVEIGNDTTIEPNVKIFGKTKIGSDCLIGLGSRIQDSIVEDGVTIISSTLEEAIMHTGSNIGPNSHLRPKADIGKGVHIGNFCEVKNAVIGDRTKVGHLSYVGDATLGTDINVGCGVVFVNYDGVKKFHSTIGDHSFIGSNSNVIAPVEMADHSFIAAGSSVNKDVPFHAMAIARPRQTNKEDYWDKLPLSKSEEWK
- a CDS encoding TatD family hydrolase, whose amino-acid sequence is MQIFDSHTHLNDEAFQGKTEEYIDRAKELDVDEMAIIGSNEAFNIEAIRLAQNYEPLHAVVGWHPEFAKEYNEEQLVNQIKLPEVVAIGEIGLDYHWEEDPDPEIQQAVLIKQLDVAQQYDMPVSIHCRDAFDDMYKILKNHDMSKSGIIMHSFNGDINWLNKFLDLGLMVSYSGVVSFKNAPEVHESAKNTPLDRLLVETDAPYLTPEPYRGHQNEPGYTRYVVDAIAKLKDLSPNEIAEHTFNNARKVYNLD